The Cohnella abietis genome has a segment encoding these proteins:
- a CDS encoding S-layer homology domain-containing protein: MSLMWRKTSFVFLTFCLMLSVDMFAPEAGMNSAAAEGLGSQPQSERLLHGFEDLSSWGVDNSMSLAQSSDSFTQGSYTAEVTYQISAGTNSWLNFLWNPQPKLDLSNANKLLVDVYPTSQTEERWSEPLVLKLSGVSQDGSGADYRYSIYEQQIPRLKANEWNTVEIDLASIAVPKDQVEQIDFYMYTGFTQIEGRTEITYRLDNLRVTQDSEGSEVESVTSNLQAGVVVSGSQVQLASATPDASIYYTVDGSDPRTSDARVPYSQPIVINRTMKMQAYATAAGYLDSPVSVWDYEIGTGEPGETLYNWQEFSNASGSGKYAPVFAANSITLDGLLNEWDGYADIALPADPSRQVFLTGWGGNSDLSAHAHFAYDQDALYLGIEVKDNIHEAVAGDAMWTGDSIQIAFSPDGSTYGPEYGFANVNGTPQVWRWSAGAAVLGKDSVQLATSQAGDVTTYEAKIPWQAISAQAGPPPEGKLPFAFLINDNDGNGRRGWIEWTGGIGNGKDPKQFATLGLVPQGDEWGVRLEGETVLNSGQTAAYSVYVPNYSDHDVEVHLTSSAFDLDRTVTIPAGTMLRKRVEMTATETGTRTFTVMAEEAATSQKKQDSITVRIYYSPAELNARFDQLANRMPALEQLFADADAQRIPTDYERVNETVLRNFIPYGKDDVAHSLLERAEYVASELESLYDEAYTRLQGYLNGTLEAWNVPRYITGTTRPDISNYSFKADTYDYASDTTKKGTVFFTGYGHFGQAQRDVPQFQDYGANVIQMEIGPDSVIKSPYAPPEWEINRNGGVQAEAKADLTVKRSGGASLVITNSSPLTPNVGLTLYQEVSVKPNTSYTLKVWVKGDNVNDAWFPGGVDWAYRTAIPNGTYDWQEVSYVYTTGADETSFGFRIGSDSVTGHLWVDDISMTEAAGGPNLIANPGFDISLQNEKDYLITDKAIRNEIIPVLQNASEHNVAVNLLLSPHYFPAWALEEWPELQSNNNGFIRFNIDAPKAKAIIEDYLRTIIPLVKDYPSLHSITLSNESVYQSAADLQNLPRWHAYLSQLYNGDIVELNQIYGTSYTSFEDVVMPSDLEHLERTPLFYDWVIFNNELFSGWHEWMANIIHDIAPDLPVNVKIMNGDLSGDYSLTWGVDPEQFANLSQINGNDNWGLLESGVKGRLNELRFYDLQSSLKEAPIYNSEQHIFGDRDTNYAPQQAEHARSSIWQGAIHGVSASTIWVWERTYDTSSDFWGSILQRPDAVAAVGKTSLDLNRLAAEVTAFQEDQPKVAILYATPSTVYTKQYVDTVAQAYEAVSFSGQKVGFVTESQIKEGKLNDLDLLIVPQATHVKAETLQKIEQFSKEDETNVVIIDSGSLQYDEHNKPLSASVRNELFDKAVTLSNITSAEQLRESLLPLFTALELDHVMLIDTATNQPVYDVEWRSVKVDGKWLININNYRISPKTVKLIINGTPVVVAKELIGGNDVNAGQLVLSPLQPYLLSVASPGGDGGSDGGTGNGTGNGTGNGRSSATNDAVVQKNGKAVVNLPDTRLEAQISLSDVGDLPLTVSWSNFTVDIDRNLLDALKKQVEDIQGAQLRITQKPLSDSAVADVPAAGGAARIKLAGQPVDVSIVLVTKDGKAINVEQTAGGVTLTFHYKSGSDSDLIGIYYLNEKTRQWEYVGGKTDKDQQTIATALQHLSTYAVLSYEKSFTDVLDIHWASRAIRVLVAKHMVNGMTDSRFDLEGKTTRAQFTALLVRLLDLKAADGNTPFADVDRDAWYAQEIAAAYAAGMVNGKTAHSFAPNETISREQMAAMLVRAYAFKYGNSSHSGGNTVTFADGEQIADWAKAEVAQAAALGLLSGKGNHQFDPKSEATRAESTQAIFNWLATDQ, translated from the coding sequence ATGTCATTGATGTGGAGGAAAACGAGTTTTGTATTTCTTACATTCTGTTTAATGCTGTCAGTAGATATGTTTGCACCAGAAGCAGGAATGAATTCAGCTGCGGCAGAGGGCTTGGGGAGCCAGCCGCAGAGCGAACGGCTGCTACACGGCTTTGAAGATTTATCGTCTTGGGGTGTCGACAATTCTATGTCTCTAGCCCAATCGAGCGATTCTTTTACGCAAGGGAGCTACACGGCTGAAGTAACGTATCAGATTAGTGCGGGTACGAATTCCTGGCTGAACTTCCTATGGAACCCCCAGCCGAAGCTTGATTTGTCCAATGCTAATAAGCTGCTGGTTGATGTGTATCCAACTTCACAAACTGAAGAAAGATGGAGTGAACCGCTCGTATTGAAGTTATCAGGCGTATCTCAAGACGGCTCTGGGGCCGACTACAGATACTCCATCTACGAGCAGCAGATTCCGCGGTTAAAGGCGAATGAATGGAATACAGTGGAAATTGATTTGGCTTCCATCGCAGTGCCGAAGGATCAAGTCGAGCAAATCGATTTTTACATGTATACAGGTTTTACCCAAATTGAAGGACGGACGGAAATCACTTACCGGCTGGATAACTTGAGAGTTACGCAGGATTCGGAGGGTTCGGAGGTCGAGTCTGTGACTTCAAATCTGCAGGCAGGGGTCGTAGTGTCCGGCTCGCAGGTTCAACTGGCAAGCGCTACGCCGGATGCGAGCATCTACTATACGGTGGACGGTTCCGATCCAAGAACATCGGATGCAAGAGTACCTTATAGCCAACCGATTGTAATCAACCGAACGATGAAAATGCAGGCATACGCCACCGCAGCGGGCTATCTTGACAGCCCAGTGTCCGTATGGGATTACGAGATTGGTACCGGCGAGCCTGGCGAGACGCTGTATAATTGGCAGGAATTTAGTAACGCTTCTGGCAGCGGCAAATATGCTCCCGTCTTCGCAGCGAACAGCATTACGCTCGACGGCTTGCTGAATGAATGGGACGGCTATGCTGACATTGCATTGCCAGCCGATCCGAGCCGGCAGGTCTTTCTCACCGGATGGGGCGGCAACAGTGACTTGTCTGCGCACGCCCATTTCGCTTATGACCAGGATGCCCTGTATTTGGGTATCGAGGTGAAGGACAATATACACGAAGCAGTTGCCGGTGACGCCATGTGGACGGGAGACAGTATACAGATTGCCTTCAGCCCGGATGGCAGCACCTACGGACCTGAGTATGGATTCGCCAATGTCAATGGAACTCCTCAAGTCTGGCGATGGAGTGCAGGGGCGGCCGTACTCGGTAAAGACTCGGTGCAGCTGGCAACATCGCAGGCCGGCGATGTTACGACTTATGAAGCAAAAATTCCATGGCAGGCTATTTCCGCTCAAGCCGGTCCGCCGCCGGAGGGTAAACTCCCCTTCGCTTTTCTCATCAACGACAACGACGGCAACGGCCGGCGCGGTTGGATCGAATGGACCGGGGGCATCGGCAACGGCAAGGATCCGAAACAGTTTGCCACGCTCGGTCTCGTTCCGCAAGGCGACGAATGGGGGGTGCGGCTCGAAGGAGAAACGGTGCTGAATTCCGGACAAACCGCAGCTTACTCGGTGTATGTGCCGAACTATAGCGACCACGACGTTGAAGTACATTTGACCTCATCTGCATTCGATTTGGATCGAACAGTGACCATTCCTGCAGGGACGATGTTGCGCAAACGGGTGGAAATGACGGCGACAGAGACGGGAACACGCACCTTTACCGTTATGGCAGAGGAGGCGGCAACAAGCCAAAAGAAGCAAGATTCCATAACCGTCCGGATCTACTACAGTCCAGCCGAGTTGAACGCTCGATTCGATCAACTGGCTAACCGCATGCCGGCATTGGAGCAACTGTTCGCCGATGCCGATGCGCAGCGAATCCCGACGGATTACGAACGGGTAAACGAGACGGTTCTGCGCAACTTTATTCCATACGGCAAAGACGACGTTGCTCACAGCCTTCTGGAACGGGCGGAGTACGTGGCGAGTGAACTGGAAAGCTTGTATGACGAAGCGTATACCCGGCTGCAGGGATACTTGAACGGCACTCTTGAAGCATGGAATGTGCCGCGGTATATAACAGGAACGACACGTCCGGACATCAGCAACTATTCCTTTAAGGCCGATACCTACGACTATGCCAGCGATACGACGAAGAAAGGCACCGTCTTCTTCACGGGGTATGGCCATTTCGGTCAAGCGCAGCGGGATGTTCCGCAATTCCAGGATTACGGCGCTAACGTGATTCAGATGGAGATTGGACCGGACAGTGTCATCAAATCACCGTATGCGCCACCCGAATGGGAGATCAACCGCAATGGCGGCGTGCAAGCGGAAGCGAAGGCCGATCTAACCGTTAAACGGTCGGGGGGAGCTTCACTCGTCATCACCAATAGCAGTCCTTTGACACCAAACGTGGGCCTCACCCTCTACCAGGAAGTGTCCGTTAAGCCGAACACAAGTTACACGTTGAAAGTATGGGTAAAAGGCGACAACGTCAATGATGCCTGGTTCCCGGGAGGGGTGGACTGGGCATACCGCACAGCGATTCCGAATGGTACGTACGATTGGCAGGAAGTGTCGTACGTGTATACGACAGGCGCAGACGAGACGTCGTTTGGCTTCCGCATCGGGTCGGATAGTGTAACCGGGCATCTGTGGGTTGATGATATCAGCATGACGGAGGCGGCAGGCGGGCCCAACTTGATCGCCAATCCGGGATTCGACATATCGTTGCAGAATGAGAAGGATTACCTCATAACAGATAAGGCGATCCGAAATGAAATCATTCCGGTGCTGCAAAACGCGAGCGAGCATAATGTGGCTGTCAACCTGCTGTTATCACCGCATTATTTTCCGGCTTGGGCGCTGGAAGAATGGCCGGAGTTGCAAAGCAACAACAATGGCTTTATCCGCTTCAACATCGATGCGCCGAAGGCGAAGGCAATCATAGAAGATTATTTACGTACAATCATTCCGCTGGTTAAGGATTATCCGTCGCTGCATAGCATAACTCTGTCCAACGAATCGGTCTATCAATCGGCCGCCGATCTGCAGAACTTGCCGAGATGGCATGCGTATTTATCCCAACTGTACAACGGCGACATTGTCGAGCTGAATCAGATCTACGGCACATCGTATACCTCCTTCGAGGATGTGGTGATGCCCTCCGATCTTGAGCATCTCGAACGGACGCCGCTCTTCTATGATTGGGTGATATTCAACAACGAGTTGTTCTCCGGATGGCATGAATGGATGGCGAACATTATCCATGACATTGCGCCTGATCTGCCGGTGAATGTCAAAATTATGAACGGCGATTTGAGTGGGGACTACAGTCTGACCTGGGGCGTTGATCCGGAGCAGTTCGCCAATCTAAGCCAGATTAACGGCAACGATAACTGGGGGTTATTGGAGAGTGGTGTAAAAGGCAGGCTTAACGAATTGAGGTTTTACGATTTGCAGTCCTCGCTGAAAGAGGCTCCAATATATAATTCGGAGCAGCATATTTTTGGAGACCGTGACACGAACTATGCCCCGCAGCAGGCGGAACATGCGCGTTCCTCCATTTGGCAAGGGGCCATTCATGGCGTGAGCGCATCGACGATCTGGGTCTGGGAGCGGACGTACGACACGAGTAGCGATTTTTGGGGGAGCATCTTGCAACGTCCCGACGCCGTAGCGGCAGTGGGCAAGACGAGTCTGGACCTGAATCGGTTGGCTGCCGAAGTTACGGCGTTCCAGGAAGATCAGCCCAAAGTCGCCATTCTGTACGCGACTCCGTCGACGGTGTATACCAAGCAATATGTAGATACTGTCGCACAAGCCTACGAGGCTGTGAGCTTCAGCGGGCAAAAAGTCGGATTTGTCACAGAGTCGCAGATCAAGGAAGGCAAACTGAATGATTTAGATCTCCTAATCGTTCCGCAGGCAACGCACGTTAAAGCGGAAACGTTGCAGAAAATCGAGCAATTCTCCAAGGAAGACGAAACCAACGTGGTCATTATAGACAGCGGTTCGCTTCAGTATGACGAGCACAACAAGCCGTTGTCCGCAAGCGTTCGGAACGAATTGTTCGACAAGGCGGTTACGCTGAGTAATATCACATCGGCCGAGCAACTGAGGGAATCGCTTCTGCCCTTGTTCACAGCGCTCGAGCTGGATCATGTCATGCTGATCGATACGGCAACGAATCAACCTGTCTATGATGTCGAATGGCGGAGTGTAAAAGTGGATGGCAAATGGTTGATAAACATTAATAATTATCGGATCAGTCCGAAAACCGTAAAGTTGATCATTAACGGAACACCTGTCGTTGTAGCGAAGGAATTGATTGGCGGCAACGACGTGAATGCCGGGCAGCTTGTGCTTTCGCCGTTGCAGCCGTACCTGCTCTCTGTTGCCAGTCCGGGTGGAGATGGTGGAAGCGACGGCGGTACGGGCAACGGTACAGGAAACGGTACGGGCAATGGTAGATCGAGTGCAACGAATGATGCTGTCGTACAAAAGAATGGGAAAGCGGTCGTGAATCTTCCGGATACCCGTCTTGAAGCCCAAATCTCACTCTCCGATGTTGGCGATTTGCCGCTCACGGTCAGTTGGAGCAACTTCACCGTTGATATCGATCGTAATCTGTTGGATGCACTGAAGAAACAGGTCGAAGATATCCAGGGCGCACAATTGAGAATCACCCAGAAGCCCCTGTCCGACAGCGCGGTTGCCGATGTTCCGGCTGCCGGAGGTGCGGCTCGAATCAAGCTCGCCGGTCAGCCGGTAGACGTGTCGATTGTTCTGGTCACGAAGGATGGCAAGGCGATCAACGTGGAACAGACTGCAGGAGGCGTTACCCTTACCTTCCATTATAAGAGTGGATCAGATTCAGATCTGATCGGCATTTACTATCTCAACGAGAAAACAAGGCAATGGGAATACGTCGGTGGGAAAACGGACAAAGATCAGCAGACGATTGCCACTGCGCTGCAACATTTGAGCACTTATGCCGTGCTGTCCTACGAGAAGTCATTCACGGACGTTCTGGACATCCATTGGGCAAGCCGCGCGATTCGCGTACTGGTAGCCAAACACATGGTAAACGGGATGACGGACAGCCGCTTCGACTTGGAGGGCAAGACCACGCGGGCGCAATTCACTGCTTTGCTGGTCAGGCTGTTGGATCTGAAAGCAGCGGATGGCAATACGCCGTTTGCCGATGTCGATCGCGATGCCTGGTATGCGCAGGAGATTGCCGCTGCTTATGCGGCAGGTATGGTGAACGGGAAAACCGCACATAGCTTTGCGCCGAATGAAACGATCAGCCGCGAACAGATGGCGGCAATGCTGGTCAGAGCTTACGCATTCAAGTATGGAAACTCGAGCCATTCGGGCGGCAACACCGTGACGTTCGCTGACGGAGAGCAAATTGCCGACTGGGCCAAAGCGGAAGTCGCGCAGGCGGCAGCGCTTGGACTCCTCTCCGGCAAGGGCAATCACCAATTCGATCCGAAGAGCGAGGCAACCCGGGCGGAATCGACCCAAGCGATATTCAATTGGCTAGCAACCGATCAATAA
- a CDS encoding glycoside hydrolase family 43 protein, translated as MRLNDIHLRDPYVLPVREHGTYYLYGTTGRTAWDGRPEGFDVYTSKDLTEWEGPYPAFRPDASFWADREYWAPEVHVYRGKYYMFATFKAEGRCRAVQILRADHPLGPFAPNGEGPVTPADWECLDGTLYVDESGLPWMVFCHEWLQVKNGKMCAVRLTEELDAAIGDPVVLFRAADASWVVPVEGDDRFVTDGPFLVREEDGRLLMLWSSCGKDGYAIGIAHSDSGQLAGSWRQEPTALFGKDGGHGMLFADFSDRLLLSIHVPNVHPQERPAFFPVRQDGDSLLMVDR; from the coding sequence ATGCGACTCAACGACATTCATTTGCGGGATCCTTATGTATTGCCGGTGCGTGAGCACGGGACTTATTATTTATACGGGACGACGGGGCGGACCGCTTGGGACGGCCGACCGGAGGGTTTTGACGTCTATACGAGCAAGGATTTGACCGAATGGGAGGGACCGTACCCCGCATTCCGTCCGGACGCTTCGTTCTGGGCTGACCGCGAATATTGGGCGCCGGAGGTGCACGTCTACCGGGGAAAATATTATATGTTCGCGACCTTCAAAGCGGAAGGTCGCTGCCGGGCGGTGCAAATTCTGCGGGCCGATCATCCGCTCGGTCCGTTCGCTCCGAACGGCGAAGGGCCTGTGACGCCGGCGGATTGGGAGTGTCTGGACGGAACGCTGTACGTGGACGAGTCGGGCTTACCCTGGATGGTGTTCTGCCACGAGTGGTTGCAAGTGAAGAACGGCAAAATGTGCGCGGTTCGCCTGACGGAAGAACTGGATGCCGCCATCGGCGATCCGGTCGTTCTGTTCCGAGCGGCCGACGCGTCGTGGGTCGTGCCCGTGGAAGGAGACGATAGGTTCGTGACGGACGGACCGTTCCTCGTGCGCGAAGAGGATGGGCGGTTGCTCATGCTCTGGTCGAGCTGTGGCAAGGACGGCTACGCGATCGGAATTGCCCACTCAGACAGCGGGCAGCTTGCCGGCTCCTGGAGACAGGAACCGACGGCGCTGTTCGGAAAGGACGGAGGGCACGGCATGCTGTTCGCTGACTTCTCGGACCGGCTGCTGCTGTCCATCCATGTGCCCAACGTCCACCCGCAGGAGCGCCCAGCTTTCTTCCCCGTCCGTCAGGACGGCGACAGCTTGCTGATGGTTGACCGCTAA
- a CDS encoding Uma2 family endonuclease — protein MSGNKDGKANKIKETHGTYFIEERYEIIGGVRYDFLSSPKYVHQNVLGRLYVAFHSSCAQDGVILPAPMDVHFDEENILQPDILYIRKENKEIIRDGCVFGVPDLIVEILSDSTARRDKTIKKATYERFGVREYWLADPVYRLVDQFALVEGEYRLLATWTEEDRLVSSTVPCLAIDLSAVFEKEV, from the coding sequence ATGAGCGGCAATAAGGACGGAAAAGCGAATAAAATTAAAGAGACACACGGCACCTATTTCATTGAAGAAAGATATGAAATCATTGGAGGCGTGCGTTACGATTTTCTCTCCTCTCCGAAATATGTTCACCAGAACGTGCTTGGGAGACTCTATGTGGCGTTTCATTCTTCTTGCGCACAGGATGGGGTGATTCTGCCAGCCCCGATGGATGTCCATTTTGACGAAGAAAATATTTTGCAGCCGGACATTCTTTACATCCGCAAGGAAAACAAGGAAATAATCAGAGACGGTTGCGTGTTCGGAGTTCCCGACCTGATCGTGGAAATTTTGTCGGACAGCACGGCGCGCAGGGACAAAACGATCAAGAAAGCGACATACGAGAGATTCGGAGTCCGAGAATATTGGCTGGCCGATCCCGTTTACCGACTAGTGGATCAATTCGCGCTCGTCGAAGGCGAATACCGGCTCCTCGCGACCTGGACGGAGGAGGACAGGCTCGTTTCCTCAACCGTGCCTTGCCTAGCTATCGATCTTTCGGCCGTTTTCGAGAAAGAGGTTTAG
- a CDS encoding ABC transporter substrate-binding protein, which yields MIFSMLTGCTNQPPEKTEVVKLKVLAWNEKIFNEKYGNFFRATHANYDLQVISIIEHITAGEDLNQVVEKLIVSENPDVVSLNMDHYALLKEQNKLSSLSLLMKKDKFSTSSYTSAILDYFTDSQGQMYGLTPTFIGTSLYYNKKMFKERGISFPTDSMTWDEVFQLAQKFSTSVDSNNQQYGLYEKHFSNLFLMALYVGEGNGLSFFNNNKFLFHSASWENVFQKVTDCFKSRVCYVNDQASSSSQSTIESAEKINYPFLKGNIAMAVNDSSLYRILTSNNKRYHDLEWGIVSLPRSSEQPDLSNGVEMSEIFSITKNANVNASWEFIKYVCGDDYARLLPTVNPEELPARLPAEWQDERLKSFYNMERITNTTIQTLRSLPRPVITTIEEASEKFMLDVLSDKDTVSEALRVLELEIQTAFDGIEK from the coding sequence ATGATATTTTCTATGCTAACAGGCTGTACGAATCAACCCCCAGAGAAGACCGAAGTTGTGAAGCTCAAGGTTCTTGCTTGGAATGAAAAAATCTTCAACGAAAAATACGGCAATTTCTTCCGCGCGACACATGCTAACTACGATCTCCAAGTTATCTCAATAATTGAGCACATAACAGCAGGAGAAGATTTGAATCAGGTCGTTGAAAAACTCATTGTATCGGAAAACCCTGATGTAGTGTCGCTCAACATGGATCATTATGCCTTGCTTAAAGAGCAAAATAAATTATCATCTCTTTCGTTGTTAATGAAAAAAGATAAGTTCAGTACCTCTAGCTATACATCTGCCATCCTCGACTACTTTACAGACAGCCAAGGTCAAATGTATGGATTAACACCTACATTTATTGGCACGTCATTGTATTACAACAAAAAAATGTTCAAAGAACGAGGCATCTCCTTCCCAACGGATTCTATGACCTGGGACGAGGTGTTTCAATTGGCGCAGAAATTTTCAACTTCTGTAGATTCCAACAATCAGCAGTATGGATTGTACGAAAAGCACTTCTCTAACCTTTTCTTGATGGCTCTTTATGTTGGAGAAGGTAATGGCTTGTCATTTTTTAATAACAACAAATTTTTATTTCATTCGGCTTCTTGGGAGAACGTCTTTCAGAAGGTAACGGATTGCTTCAAATCTCGGGTCTGTTATGTGAATGATCAAGCAAGCTCATCCTCCCAATCGACCATTGAATCTGCTGAGAAAATAAACTATCCGTTTCTAAAAGGAAATATAGCGATGGCTGTTAATGATTCTTCGTTGTATAGAATACTAACTTCTAATAATAAACGGTATCATGATCTCGAATGGGGCATCGTTTCTCTTCCGAGAAGCTCTGAACAACCAGATTTAAGTAATGGTGTTGAAATGTCGGAGATATTCTCGATTACAAAAAATGCAAATGTAAACGCTAGTTGGGAATTTATCAAATACGTGTGTGGAGATGATTATGCAAGATTACTACCAACCGTTAATCCGGAAGAATTGCCGGCAAGATTGCCTGCCGAATGGCAGGATGAGCGGCTTAAATCTTTCTATAATATGGAGCGCATTACGAACACTACAATTCAAACGTTGAGATCACTTCCGAGGCCAGTTATAACAACAATAGAAGAAGCTTCAGAAAAATTTATGTTGGACGTCTTGTCCGATAAAGATACTGTGTCAGAGGCTCTTAGAGTATTGGAATTAGAAATACAAACAGCGTTTGATGGAATTGAGAAGTAA
- a CDS encoding AraC family transcriptional regulator, with amino-acid sequence MLKINNLSSMATYLNQVTFLECGGGSYVIHNWSAHHTHIDNQLHKHSFFEICYVMGGEGLYLDGDQEFRLKSGDLFLSRPQVWHRIYEGRSLYLIWISFELDESISDDHALENIRRLQYVDHFFIRNAAQLPSVLAWQSILMQAERQNGLNDILVPLANGFLIALINSFLFPDIPEHQTTHSNPQRILQQAKSFIQDNLSQPLQLKDVAHYLHISERQLSRLFHEHGTQTFVQYLKSERLHLAMELLANTNKSLKDIAIEIGFESIHYFTRVFTASLGTPPGKYRSLKR; translated from the coding sequence ATGTTAAAAATCAATAATCTCTCTTCCATGGCAACTTATTTGAATCAGGTTACTTTTCTCGAGTGCGGGGGCGGATCTTATGTTATTCACAATTGGAGTGCTCACCACACGCACATAGATAATCAATTGCACAAGCATTCTTTTTTCGAGATTTGTTATGTTATGGGTGGAGAAGGCTTGTATCTTGATGGGGATCAGGAATTCAGACTAAAGAGTGGGGACTTGTTCCTATCGCGTCCACAAGTGTGGCATCGGATATATGAGGGGCGCTCCCTTTATTTGATTTGGATTAGCTTTGAATTGGATGAAAGCATCTCAGATGATCACGCATTAGAAAATATTAGACGATTACAGTATGTCGATCATTTCTTTATTCGGAATGCAGCTCAGTTACCCTCAGTTCTCGCCTGGCAATCCATTCTGATGCAAGCTGAACGACAGAACGGTCTGAACGATATTCTAGTGCCACTTGCCAACGGATTTCTAATCGCGCTCATTAACAGCTTCTTATTTCCTGACATACCGGAGCATCAAACAACCCATTCTAATCCCCAGCGGATTCTTCAACAAGCAAAATCCTTTATACAAGATAATCTATCACAGCCTCTTCAGCTTAAAGATGTTGCCCACTATCTTCATATCTCTGAGCGCCAGCTTTCACGGTTATTTCATGAGCACGGTACACAAACCTTTGTCCAATACTTAAAATCAGAACGCCTTCACCTGGCAATGGAGCTCCTCGCTAATACGAATAAATCACTCAAAGATATTGCCATTGAAATCGGCTTTGAATCTATTCACTATTTTACAAGGGTATTTACCGCCTCTCTGGGGACACCTCCCGGGAAATATCGTAGTCTTAAGAGATAA
- a CDS encoding phytanoyl-CoA dioxygenase family protein has protein sequence MINQADVDFYNEYGYLLVKNVFSTEEVQEMLGGLERIIQKAAKSKYDNNATWQGDYIPQEELKKLVLKGFHDVHYQEASFTKAVIHPKMVAILSRLIGPNVQLHHSKMLVKPPEKGAAFPMHQDYPYFPHDNHSMLAASVHLDDSDIENGCLRVIPGTHKQGPLPHVGAHYLNHKEYPIAMGTPCEAKAGDVLFFNYLTIHGSDVNKSERPRRNVLFQYRDPSDPPTSKVHVNWGQGLMVSGENPIYREYKPDRIQDYM, from the coding sequence ATGATAAATCAAGCGGATGTAGATTTTTACAACGAATATGGTTATTTGCTAGTGAAGAATGTTTTCTCAACTGAGGAAGTTCAGGAGATGTTGGGCGGACTAGAGCGTATCATTCAAAAAGCAGCCAAAAGTAAATATGATAATAATGCAACCTGGCAGGGTGATTATATACCGCAAGAGGAACTAAAGAAGCTAGTGCTGAAGGGCTTCCATGATGTGCATTATCAAGAGGCGTCATTTACCAAAGCAGTTATTCATCCCAAAATGGTTGCTATACTGTCCCGCCTAATTGGCCCGAATGTACAATTGCATCACAGTAAGATGCTCGTTAAGCCACCAGAGAAGGGTGCTGCTTTTCCAATGCATCAAGACTATCCATATTTCCCGCATGATAATCACTCGATGCTCGCGGCGAGCGTTCATTTGGACGATTCAGACATTGAGAACGGTTGCTTGCGTGTCATTCCTGGCACTCATAAGCAGGGACCGCTTCCACATGTGGGAGCGCATTATTTGAATCACAAAGAGTATCCGATAGCGATGGGCACTCCATGTGAAGCTAAAGCTGGAGATGTATTGTTTTTCAACTATCTCACGATACACGGATCTGATGTGAACAAAAGTGAAAGACCGCGTCGGAACGTATTATTCCAATATAGAGATCCATCTGATCCTCCGACAAGTAAGGTACACGTTAACTGGGGACAAGGGTTGATGGTTTCTGGCGAGAACCCTATTTACCGGGAATATAAGCCTGATAGAATTCAAGATTATATGTAA